A stretch of the Desulforamulus ferrireducens genome encodes the following:
- a CDS encoding phosphate ABC transporter substrate-binding protein codes for MLRPKKKLMLIALILSVTLIFTGCGKKEESPQATGDSTGLSGSITIAGSTSVQPLSEELAKVFMDKNTGITINVQGGGSSAGVKAVNEGAAQIGASSRDLKESEKSLGLTEHKIALDGIAVVVNPKNPVTELTMEQVKKIFSGEISNWKEVGGKDSAINVITREEGSGTRSAFEEIVLGEAKMYRKAITQPSTGSVKTTVAGDENGIGYISIGSLGEDVKGVKIDGVEPTIENVKNNSFKISRPFLYLTKGEMNQATKAFIDFVMSEEGQKIVTESHFIPVK; via the coding sequence ATGTTGAGACCAAAGAAAAAACTAATGCTTATCGCACTTATTTTGTCCGTAACTCTAATCTTTACTGGTTGTGGTAAAAAAGAAGAATCACCCCAGGCTACAGGGGATAGCACGGGCTTATCCGGTTCCATCACCATTGCCGGCTCTACCTCTGTACAACCTTTGTCTGAGGAATTAGCCAAGGTTTTTATGGATAAAAATACTGGGATAACCATTAATGTACAGGGGGGCGGTTCTTCCGCTGGTGTCAAGGCGGTCAATGAAGGTGCAGCTCAAATAGGTGCTTCTTCCAGGGATTTAAAAGAATCCGAAAAGAGCTTGGGATTAACTGAACATAAAATTGCCCTGGATGGCATTGCCGTTGTGGTTAACCCTAAGAATCCGGTAACTGAATTGACCATGGAGCAAGTAAAGAAGATTTTCTCCGGTGAGATTAGCAATTGGAAGGAAGTAGGCGGTAAGGACAGCGCCATTAATGTGATTACCAGGGAAGAAGGCTCCGGAACCCGTAGTGCCTTTGAAGAAATTGTTTTGGGTGAAGCCAAAATGTATAGAAAAGCCATTACTCAGCCTTCCACCGGCTCCGTTAAGACTACCGTAGCTGGTGATGAAAATGGTATCGGTTATATCTCCATAGGTTCCCTGGGCGAAGATGTTAAAGGCGTCAAGATAGATGGGGTGGAACCCACCATTGAAAATGTAAAAAACAATTCCTTTAAAATTTCTCGCCCCTTCCTTTACTTGACCAAAGGTGAGATGAACCAAGCCACCAAGGCTTTTATAGACTTTGTGATGAGTGAAGAAGGTCAAAAAATTGTTACTGAATCCCACTTTATCCCGGTAAAATAA
- a CDS encoding transposase, with amino-acid sequence MEKEIAQKLFNDLVQQCLDEKIIVADTIAIDSTAIDAYEKKQPKSKSQETGNATWGAKYDTFRNKITWFGYKIHLAVDTSSELPIALEVTPANINDGDMGPTLIEKVAAQIPEGRLKYVIEDSGYDQQKNYEAAKAQRAQAIIPLNLRNAQEPPEGFSFNGTPKCSMGYEMVYWGCDKNFLKFRCPHALGKVDCPNGMAWCSSSNYGMVVKINVKDDLRRFSLPHRGTKRWEELYDKRTSVERCNSRLKENLTANDLHIRGIKKVTAYIYLNAIVLLATALASKKINCSPQQKVA; translated from the coding sequence ATGGAAAAAGAAATAGCCCAAAAGTTATTTAATGACTTAGTACAACAGTGTTTAGACGAAAAGATTATAGTGGCTGATACCATTGCAATTGACAGTACGGCAATTGATGCTTATGAGAAAAAGCAACCCAAGTCTAAAAGCCAAGAAACAGGTAATGCAACTTGGGGAGCCAAATACGATACGTTTAGAAACAAAATTACCTGGTTTGGCTACAAGATTCATTTAGCTGTTGATACATCAAGCGAATTACCTATAGCCCTTGAGGTTACGCCTGCAAATATTAATGACGGCGATATGGGGCCTACGCTGATTGAGAAAGTAGCGGCACAAATCCCTGAAGGAAGGTTAAAATATGTCATTGAGGATTCAGGCTACGATCAACAAAAGAACTATGAAGCTGCGAAAGCCCAGAGAGCGCAGGCAATTATCCCTTTAAACTTAAGGAATGCCCAGGAACCACCGGAAGGGTTTTCATTTAATGGAACTCCCAAGTGCTCTATGGGTTATGAAATGGTATATTGGGGTTGCGATAAAAACTTCCTTAAGTTTCGATGTCCACATGCACTGGGTAAAGTGGATTGTCCCAATGGAATGGCTTGGTGCTCCTCTTCAAACTATGGGATGGTTGTAAAGATAAACGTAAAGGACGATCTAAGGCGTTTTTCCCTGCCCCATAGAGGAACTAAGCGATGGGAAGAGCTATATGACAAAAGAACTTCTGTGGAACGTTGCAATTCTAGGCTTAAGGAGAATCTTACTGCGAATGACCTCCATATAAGGGGAATTAAAAAGGTTACGGCATATATTTACCTTAATGCCATAGTGCTATTAGCAACGGCTTTAGCATCCAAAAAAATAAACTGCTCACCCCAACAAAAAGTAGCTTAA
- a CDS encoding sensor histidine kinase, protein MDIDIKYLDKIIKDTVAVVENSKMQIYQIAESAHLECQRLEEEINQLQSQVAAIIDQVSQLEKEEHQARVRLMEVSKDFHRFSEKDIKVAYEKAQAAQLRLVKLREEENTLRFKRDHTAIILKRMKDTADKAEKLLTQLGAAMQILNNDLSNLSEKLGNLQDMQRLGISIIRAQEEERKRVAREIHDGPAQSMANIVMRAEFCLRLLDMNSSLVREELMSLQQLVRLSLQDVRKIIFDLRPMVLDDLGLVPAVKRYLEEYKKQNNIEVEFVFWGKENRFDTSLEVAAFRIIQEALTNIKKHAKARHVIIRMELIPNKVNVYIKDDGCGFALDKLVPSEGSGFGLIGIKERIQLLKGGVNINSSPGKGTEISFWLPIGEENGGM, encoded by the coding sequence ATGGATATAGATATTAAATACCTTGATAAAATAATCAAAGATACTGTTGCTGTGGTTGAAAATAGCAAAATGCAAATATACCAAATTGCAGAATCAGCTCATCTAGAATGTCAAAGGCTAGAAGAAGAAATTAATCAACTGCAATCTCAAGTAGCCGCTATTATTGATCAGGTTAGTCAATTAGAGAAGGAAGAACACCAAGCACGGGTAAGATTGATGGAGGTTAGTAAGGATTTTCACCGTTTTTCTGAAAAAGACATTAAGGTGGCCTATGAAAAAGCCCAAGCAGCTCAACTAAGGTTGGTAAAACTCCGAGAAGAGGAAAATACGCTTCGTTTTAAGCGGGATCATACGGCCATCATACTAAAGCGGATGAAGGATACCGCCGACAAAGCAGAAAAGCTCCTCACTCAATTGGGCGCGGCCATGCAGATTCTTAATAATGACCTATCCAATTTAAGTGAGAAACTGGGTAATCTGCAGGATATGCAGCGACTGGGCATCTCCATTATCCGAGCTCAGGAGGAAGAACGTAAGCGTGTGGCCAGAGAAATTCACGATGGTCCAGCTCAATCCATGGCTAATATTGTCATGCGGGCTGAGTTTTGTCTTAGGCTGTTAGATATGAATTCTTCTTTGGTGAGAGAGGAATTAATGTCACTGCAGCAATTAGTCCGACTAAGCCTACAGGATGTACGGAAAATCATTTTTGACCTCAGGCCCATGGTGCTGGATGATTTAGGTCTTGTCCCAGCGGTAAAACGTTATCTGGAGGAATATAAAAAACAAAATAATATCGAGGTGGAATTCGTTTTTTGGGGTAAGGAGAATAGATTTGACACTTCCTTAGAAGTGGCGGCCTTTAGAATTATTCAAGAAGCACTCACCAATATAAAAAAACATGCCAAAGCACGACATGTTATAATAAGAATGGAGCTCATTCCCAACAAAGTTAACGTATATATAAAGGATGATGGATGTGGCTTCGCCCTTGATAAACTTGTACCAAGTGAGGGCAGCGGCTTTGGCTTAATCGGTATTAAGGAACGTATCCAACTCTTAAAGGGTGGAGTTAATATAAATTCATCTCCCGGTAAGGGAACCGAAATATCCTTCTGGTTGCCTATCGGAGAAGAAAACGGGGGGATGTAA
- a CDS encoding response regulator, translating to MPDSINLLIADDHALIREGLRKILSIEPQINVVGEVADGEQAVAFCRQNDVDILLLDINMPIMNGIEACRKIKEIKPQLGIIALTIHDQDDYLFELIKYGISGYVLKDVHPHQLIQTILGVARGESFIPPSLTTRVLAEFHRLTSGETEKKHHLLTEREIEVLKQVATGQSNKDIAKALYISEKTVKNHLTNIFQKIGVADRTQAALYAIKEKLVEI from the coding sequence ATGCCTGACTCAATTAACCTTCTTATTGCTGATGATCATGCTCTTATTCGGGAAGGACTAAGAAAAATACTTTCCATTGAACCACAAATTAATGTGGTGGGAGAAGTTGCCGATGGCGAACAAGCAGTGGCATTTTGCCGCCAAAATGATGTGGACATCCTATTACTGGATATCAATATGCCCATCATGAACGGCATTGAAGCCTGCCGTAAGATAAAGGAAATAAAACCCCAGCTGGGTATCATAGCTTTAACCATTCATGACCAGGATGATTATTTATTTGAACTTATTAAATACGGCATATCCGGCTATGTTTTAAAAGATGTGCATCCCCATCAACTAATTCAAACCATTTTAGGCGTCGCCCGTGGCGAGTCATTTATTCCGCCCTCCCTTACCACCAGAGTTCTGGCTGAGTTTCATCGTCTTACCTCCGGTGAGACAGAGAAAAAGCATCATTTATTAACTGAGCGGGAAATTGAAGTATTAAAACAAGTAGCTACCGGTCAAAGCAATAAGGACATTGCTAAAGCGCTATACATAAGTGAGAAAACCGTTAAAAACCACCTGACCAACATCTTTCAGAAAATTGGTGTTGCCGACCGAACCCAAGCAGCCTTATATGCCATTAAAGAAAAGTTAGTGGAAATCTGA